ggtcagACAAATACAGTGCATAGTAGATCAATAGATCTACaagtgtggtgaagagagtggTAGGCAAGAACAGCTGGCAAACTGTTAGCTGTCTGTTAATGCTTAAATTACCCTCAGATCAAACCTCCTACAGACTCAAATAGCTTGTCTCGTATTTCTATACATGCCAAACACTGCTCTTAAAACACTAGTACTCATTAGCTTAGGCATTTCGGCTCTTTTTACATAAACGTCCCATTGTTAGAACATTTACACGCTGTTAAGAGCTATGCCTAAGCAATGTAGAATTTCTATCTCATCCTGAAAATTATAATGTGTTGTGGAATAAATTGGTTCTTTCAACTTGCCAAGTTTGTTACTGCAACTTCCGGCCTGTGCATCAAAGTAATATCAGTTTGTTCTGTTTGGTTTTCCTGTCTGTTTCTAGCTCTGGGCCAAATGCTTGCTTCATTAGTCTGCGCTAACATGATCCTGAAATTAGACAAATACAAATGTCTGCTGGTTTGCTTTCAAACTGACATGCTCTCTCGTTCTCTTTTATAGGTGTTAAGTTAACATtgattcttttttaatgttttacaagttcattttgtaaattaatataaaagtttttttttgaaaaacagacCCTTTGTGCATTACTGCAGAACATTGGATAGATGCTCTATTGGTTATACAGTACTTCACTTTTACATTACACAGACACTAGTTCTCTGGCATTCATCCATCTATATCTCTGTAAAGAATCTGGGCTTTCACAGCTGGCCAGCATATTTTGGAATGCTTTCAGTTTTCTCAGGAAACTGAATTatgtgtggaaaaaaaaacaaaaaaaagagttgtTGTGATCACATTTGAATAATCTAAGATTGCTAATGTTGCTTAAAACACAAGTGGACAGCCTAGCACCTTTAGATGCTGGAATACTTATAttgttattgtttctttattttaccatGTTTACAAGCTGATGCATGATGAATAAAACATCATTTTACATAGAAACGGGCAGGGAACAGATCGGTACACATGGAATGAGTAACGTGCTGGAAACTTACTGCTGAATAGAGTCCAGCAAGCACACCTCAATCCTGATATGCACACTCCCTGCTATTCAGTCCAGTGCTTCTCTAAAGCAGAGACTGCCCATAATACTCAATTGTGTGATGGGTCTGTGATATGGAGTCATCTTTGCCAGAAGCCAAGTTGAGCCAAACTTGCTTCTTTTGACTTGTGCTAGATTACAGCCAAAGCCCCCAGAAGTGAAAGGCACCCAAGTTTATACACTGACGAACACTATTGTATCTTCCTAAAATAAGCAGGCCTGTTGGGCATAATAAATCATTCTAATTATAGGTAAAGGCTAACCTTTTCCTAGTTTTTTCCGGTGTCACGTTGAAACATGTCCGCATTCCCTTTCGCCGGGTGTTAGCAAGCGAAAGCACACTTGCACTTCTCACAGGGAACTGTGTAATGCTTGGGAAAGCAGCTAATGAAAATACTGCAGTGACCCAAGAATTTAGTGCCTGACTTTTTGAATGAAAACATTTAGCATTCATTATAAAAGtaccatatactgtattattaatagacaTTTCCTATTTAGGTCAACACCAGGAGTTTTAATACAGAATGGCACATCTGATAACATTAAGACGCTAATGCTGTAGGAACATTTCCATAACTGTACATCACTATATTCCTTACCTGGATCTGTTCTTTCTTATTTTCTTGCAAGCAAGACATTAAAGGTACATACCATACAAATGGattcatacaaaacaaaaaaggtccACAAAATTATATCTTCTGCTTTgtttataaactttatttttttatatatatttttttttcaaatttaccAGTACAAAGTAATAAGACAAAGGGATACAGCATGCATAGGACCaagctgtttttgtttgctttttcacCTTTTCTCACATATTTTTgcttaaaataaaactgaaataaataaaaactaaaaactaaaagctTAAATTGACAAGTCTCGAAAAGGGATTCAAGCAGAAGCTTTTCACACCTATTTAGATGACAAATCTAATCATGTAACATTTTATCTTGCAAAAGGCATATCAGAATGTCACAGGCAGCTCGAAGGTGATTGGGTCTTTCATGCAGAGTTTGCTAAAGAATATAGAATGGAGTGATGCAAGACAAACATTGAATGTTCAAATCCCCGTTCCTGGTGGCTGTTAAATAGCCTaggtttttatttaaatcaggaCCCAAATATTTGCTCGAGCAAATAAGCCTCAGTCCTTCTCGTCCTTTGCACTAGGGTGTACACCCACTATGTCATATGCAAACTCCAGAGTCACCTAATGTTGATTTTGTTTTCTCTTGAGCACAAAAAGGGCAAGGCAGAGTGCCATTCAAACAGcatataaaaatgcatttgataATGTACATAAATAAgcaataaaatattacaaatttaaaaaccTAAGCAATATTATAATATACAACCTCCATTATTTAtgattgtgtgagtgtgtatatatatatatatatatatatatgtaacatatgCAATAAGTGCAATAAGGCCcaacagggtgtccgtatacgtcgaatatacagACGCCTCGGGGCATTGTGCGGCACGAGACAAACTCGAGTGCTTCCAACCCccaagaagtctgtatattcaacgtatacggacaccctgaagggccttattgcatttataatccaggtcaaacagtggatttgaaaaaaaaacagaagtaattTTTAGGGCaaaaatttttgttttttatgaaatatccttacgccaattaTAACTGAAGTACACAGTGAGTGAGTGCAAGACGCTGTTGTGTAAGAGAAGGGTGGATAATGTgaagaagtgtctttttgtgcttttacaaaccgctaaaaatacattatttgaagtgacaaacggtgagtgagtataaagacagcatgttattttttttggggggggggggggttgtattttttctgctttgctatcttcctgttcatttaactgttcttcatccaaatcagcatgtcttactacttttgggattttcTTTGCTGATAACTGGTCACTCAGTTTtacagttactgtacatctgtaactgtacaCAAGATGACTACCGCTACTTTAGATTCTGTGAAGCAACgcagtgattttgaatatgtgacaaggctccaactgtccgtatctatccaacagctggaaccttgctagACCACTCACATTGCTTGTTCcacattccattgccagccctggattataaatatatatgtgtgtgtgtgttcttgcttAAGAAACCTCTGTATTCTTAAATAAGAAATTCTTAACTTATAAAAAATAGCTCTtgctatataaatattttttaacagaatttAGTGCATGAGTGTTTAACAGTGAACAGCTAAAGAAGTGTCTCATCTTTTAAATATAAACTGGGGGGGGGGTAGATATCAGCAAAACGAAAACCTTTCAGCTATCACAGCTGCAGGAATAATCAACAGTATTTCAGCATCATATCATTATTACCATATTATTCAAATAACACGTttaataatataatgtatttaacTATCAAGCTTGCCAAGAAGCCGTTATGATGTGCTATTCTATTTGGGGCGAGTATCTGTTACTTATATCAAACCTGAACAGCAAAGAGTGTTGAAGCATCAGAACAGCGTGATTTTCAACAGATAGGAGTCAAAAATAGGAACTAAACTGGGGGGCTTGTTTTAATATGTCTCACTTGTTGCACAGAGGGACCCGTTTTATTTCTCCAAAGAGTGGCGCGGCTTAGATCTGCTGCTGTTTCTATTGAATAGACGCAGTGTTCTCTAGATATGTGATTGACTTCAGTAGTAATAGTACTCCAATGAGTGCAGCCCAGTGCTTGAGCCAGCTGAAACTCCCAAAGCCTTGATAAATAAAGGTTATAACAGCActtacaaaatacaattcaaaagcaAAAGTATAATTAGGTTTCACAAATCTCGACTCTCACTACTGGACAAGCAAAACTTCCATTAAGTAAGAGAGTCCAAAGCTAGTGCTACCCGGGGTCTGTCAAACCAACTGAAAATgacatacaattataaaacaataaTCAGAAACAATGAATTAAAATAATGTTGGCAACTGCTATAAACATACACATATGGTGTTTcctatgttaaaatataagtaaaatGTATGTCAGACTACAGACTACAAGTCAGTGTCATTACGTATTGCTGTACATTGTACAGCAGAGCATGCATGCCCTTGTGCTCCTATTCTCTAGTGCAATAAAAAATCTCTTTTATGGCAAATCCCTTGAAGAACAATTCAATTTTTTAAAAGAAGCTGGAATCTGGTTCCTCGTAGTATCAACATACATTCCTACTAGGTAAGATCTGATTACATACTGCTTAAAAATAGTCTTGGTGTTTTCAGATATCCCCACACAACAGGTAATCCCTTAAATCTCCAGCAAACTTAGGTTGTCAAATTTGAGTATCTAATCTACAGTTGTTCAAACAATGTCTGATCTTGTTACTCTTAATATGATACATAGCAACTGAGAAAAGGCATTTTTAGGTTTATTTTTAGGATTATATTATCTGTAGGGACAGGGTTATAAATCAGAATATTGCTCTGCCACGTTTACAGTTATGAGCTAATGTTATATCTTGAGGCTTTAAGACTTAATGAAATACTGCACCCTATTGACAAAGCtttaacacattatttatataaagaCAAAATAGACACCTTTGTCTATTTTTATGAAAAACAATACACTTGTTAAACTGTTatagattgttttttgtttaaatatcttaatgttttgaaaaaaaaaacagctatattGTGACAACCCTAAAtagctattttttatttaatgtaaaaacataaataaaaaatattattttactttggACAAGTGTGATAAAGAACTGGACTTTAAGCCCAAACTCTAAACCCTGTTAAAGAATACCTTGCCCCTATCCCTTGGAGTGAGTTGACATAAAACCATCAGACACCATTTAGGGGTTTAAATAAAGAAAGCTAACTTATTAGGTTCCAAAAAATGCCCTTCTTAAAACCACCCCTGCATAAAGCCCTTTAGACTTGTAAAAGTGTTTTGGGTTTGGAGTATCCAAACAGGGAAAAGTCTGCCTCATAAAGCTTGTACAGCTCTCTCCTCCACTCCACGGGGATGTTGGCAAACCAGTCTTCCTCCCAGCTGCTGACTGTCCTGTTGTGATAGCTAGGAGGGAACTGAACAACATTGTCCACGTTGAGAAGGCTGAGTAAGTATTCTGCATCCTCGTCCAAAGTTTCTAACTTTCCTACGAAGTCGTAATTTATCTGGCAGGGGTGACACAGTCGATGCACTTGCCTCCAGTGCTCATTAAAAGGCATGTGCTCTTCAGTCCGAGGGTCTAACAAATATTGAATAAAGTTGGAAAAGGATGGCTTGATTCCTGCCGCAAAAGCCTCGACGACAGACTTGGGGGGGTCCGTGTGGTTGCTATACCTCTTTAGCATGGTAACCGCAAAGCTTCGGTAGAACTCTTCATTCTCGATTTCAAACTTGCTCCGGTAGGCTGAGATAAGCCGAACAAAAGGGTCCCGGACAAAAAGAAACTTGGTGTACTTCTTTAGCTTGATTTTCATCAGGTGCCTGGCGAACTTGCCATAGCGCTTCCAGAACTTGTTGAAGGTGAAGTGCACGCTGCTGTTGTGGACGTGCTCCCGTGGGATTTCGAGGGGGTCCAGGAAAGGGATGccctggtttaaaaggctctCGCTCAACACAATCATGATGCGTTTCCAGTTGGTGCATGCAACCTTAggcacataacagtagatgatcCCGTGCCGGTCGTCCACAATCAGATGATCAAGCTCCTTGTTTGGAATGTCGTCAAAACTCCTGTTCCTTCCTGGGAAATCCAGGGTGTAGTTGGTGCAGAAGTCATGAAGCAATTGCTTCCTTCTGTCTTGCGACTGTGTTCTGTCCAAGCTCACAGTGGAAGAGCGGGCCTTCCAATCATAACCCCGCACCCTCTCTTCCTGCTGCTTCCCATTCTGCCCGGACGTTTCCTGGGAAGTTTTTTGGTCGCTACCTTCCTTTGAAAGTTTGTTCGGTTTGTTGCTGGACTCCAGGACCTGGCTGAGAAACTCATCAACGTCTGATATGAAATTCTCTTTGGAGCTGGCAGGTTTTTGTTTGGCATCAGATTGTGTGTCAGAGGGGAGGCGTGAAGACTGAGGTCCAGATATGGTTGTGTGGAGGTAAAAGTGAGTGGCTCCGACATCATCCCAGTAGATTATAATCAGCAGGATCATAAAGAGGGGGCCCAATACTAAAAAGATGCGGAAAAGTCTTGACTTGCCCATTTTGTCCACCTGTAACGAAGAGTTTCCCATTCTTACCTAGGCTCCATTCTGATGGTGTCTCCCAGAGGAGCTATCATTGTGCGGTGTGAGAACCCTGTAATAGAAAAGTCAagtgttttatttcagttcaattcaattttaaaaaaaaaaaaaagttagtggaGTGAAGTGCGATAtataaaaatagtttaaaaagctgttttgtatttttggagCACCCACGATTATTTATCACAATCTTTCTTCAGTGCATAAATGttaaagaaactaaatatttCTACAACTGAGACACTATTTCCACCAGGTGGGAGGGTGCTGCTCTCCAAAATAAATGTGTGGCCTGTAAACCACTTACTGCTGGCTGAACGAATGGATGAGATTTAAAGTCAAACAACTAAACTTGCATCCAACTGTGAGTCAACCTGAACTCCACCTCAGCACTGAACACTCTCTGCCTCTGTGCTGTTGGCAGTACAGAAGTGTCACTTTAAACACAGCAGAGTCTCCCATACTGAGTGCTTCTCAGAGTTATTCAATCGCTTGGAACTTGCTCTTGTGCATGAAAAATTATAAGAATTTTTTTGTACATATTTGAAACAAATCCAAACTGCCTCTTTACCAAGATTAAAATCCTATTCATTGTGTTAACACAGTTAGTATTTATGTAAGCAGGGGCAGCCCAAACAAGTCTCTTCGTTAACCAGTcttgataaataaaatattatatcaTTGTACGTTATAATTTCTGGTATAAAATTTCTGGTATAAATTGTGTATCTGTATGAGCAAacagtattatatttttaaatcctTTCATTAAACTACATTAAACTCAGAGCTTAACTTGACCCTTAATGTTTTCTTCTGATCGTGGCTCTCCTAAATTCAGCTGAACTGTCACAATAGTTCAAGCTATTCCAGATATTGCCATGTAACTAAATAAGAGAAATTCAGTTGCGAGGACTGAAATTGTATCTGTCAGATACAATATTGGGGTGGTTCAGCTTGGGTCAGGACAGTGTTGATAGCTCCAGTCAGGAAAGTGTACAAACTTCATCCATAATATTAAACACTAAACAATGAAGATATATAGAAGCATGGAAAGATCATACAAAAACCCTTTTCATAATCCTCAGTTGATTGACCAACTAAAAAGAAGCCTATTAGCATCATGAGAATTATGAGAAATGATTGCATGAGTAGATGATGAATGCTGGCTACTACAGCTGCATAATGtctgaataataaaaaagaaaacaacgtgATAATATGAAAACTGAccaaacacattacacatgtGCAAATAATGGCAAGGTAAGTGATACCAGAAGGCACCAGTTTAACAAGGCTAGCAATTGAGACTAAACTTGTTGCCCAAAGCAATGTTGTCTGAAGAGAGCTGTTTGTCAGCTCCAGCTTCCAGACTTGT
The window above is part of the Acipenser ruthenus chromosome 22, fAciRut3.2 maternal haplotype, whole genome shotgun sequence genome. Proteins encoded here:
- the chst12a gene encoding carbohydrate sulfotransferase 12; the protein is MGNSSLQVDKMGKSRLFRIFLVLGPLFMILLIIIYWDDVGATHFYLHTTISGPQSSRLPSDTQSDAKQKPASSKENFISDVDEFLSQVLESSNKPNKLSKEGSDQKTSQETSGQNGKQQEERVRGYDWKARSSTVSLDRTQSQDRRKQLLHDFCTNYTLDFPGRNRSFDDIPNKELDHLIVDDRHGIIYCYVPKVACTNWKRIMIVLSESLLNQGIPFLDPLEIPREHVHNSSVHFTFNKFWKRYGKFARHLMKIKLKKYTKFLFVRDPFVRLISAYRSKFEIENEEFYRSFAVTMLKRYSNHTDPPKSVVEAFAAGIKPSFSNFIQYLLDPRTEEHMPFNEHWRQVHRLCHPCQINYDFVGKLETLDEDAEYLLSLLNVDNVVQFPPSYHNRTVSSWEEDWFANIPVEWRRELYKLYEADFSLFGYSKPKTLLQV